The Chlorocebus sabaeus isolate Y175 chromosome 1, mChlSab1.0.hap1, whole genome shotgun sequence genome includes a region encoding these proteins:
- the EIF1AD gene encoding probable RNA-binding protein EIF1AD — protein MSQATKRKHVVKEVLGEHIVPSDQQQIVRVLRTPGNNLHEVETAQGQRFLVSMPSKYRKNIWIKRGDFLIVDPIEEGEKVKAEISFVLCKDHVRSLQKEGFWPEAFSEVAEKHNNRNRQTQPELPAEPQLSGEESSSEDDSDLFVNTNRRQYHESEEESEEEEAA, from the exons ATGTCTCAGGCCACCAAGAGGAAGCATGTGGTGAAGGAGGTGCTGGGGGAGCACATCGTGCCCTCCGACCAGCAGCAGATTGTCAGG GTACTCAGGACCCCAGGGAACAATCTCCATGAGGTGGAGACAGCCCAAGGGCAGCGCTTCCTGGTGAGCATGCCCTCCAAATACCGCAAGAACATCTGGATCaagagag GGGACTTTCTCATTGTTGACCCCATTGAAGAGGGAGAAAAGGTGAAGGCTGAGATCTCGTTTGTGCTCTGCAAGGACCACGTGCGCTCCCTGCAGAAGGAGGGCTTTTG GCCTGAGGCCTTCTCTGAAGTGGCTGAGAAACACAACAACAGGAACAG ACAAACTCAACCAGAACTCCCAGCCGAGCCACAGTTATCAGGAGAGGAGTCCAGCTCAGAAGATGATTCTGACCTGTTTGTTAACACAAACCGCAGACAGTATCATGAGAGTGAGGAGGAGAGCGAAGAGGAGGAGGCCGCCTGA
- the BANF1 gene encoding barrier-to-autointegration factor encodes MTTSQKHRDFVAEPMGEKPVGSLAGIGEVLGKKLEERGFDKAYVVLGQFLVLKKDEDLFREWLKDTCGANAKQSRDCFGCLREWCDAFL; translated from the exons ATGACAACCTCCCAAAAGCACCGAGACTTCGTGGCAGAGCCCATGGGGGAGAAGCCAGTGGGGAGCCTGGCTGGGATTGGTGAAGTCCTGGGCAAGAAGCTGGAGGAGAGGGGCTTTGACAAG GCCTATGTTGTCCTTGGCCAGTTTCTGGTGCTAAAGAAAGATGAAGACCTCTTCCGGGAATGGCTGAAGGACACGTGTGGCGCCAACGCCAAGCAGTCCCGGGACTGCTTCGGATGCCTTCGAGAGTGGTGCGACGCCTTCTTGTGA